The following coding sequences lie in one Caproicibacterium argilliputei genomic window:
- a CDS encoding AraC family transcriptional regulator, with amino-acid sequence MLYQEKFQNEENPAEINVSCCVYQNGIQEESFGFPNHCHSFFELEYLLEGDGESFINGERIPTKAHCLLVKPPLCMHGYRGNGKSSNMILQFGYNFLNKCASTFHQSSLLAPTGKLYKHCLINVDACSILETLLAQLVDLSPTFITPLSSAERRIHYCPLYEWKLDYLTLGVLTFLLENGYLTITQNACIFSDVAQLQTVLNHLIKYPEERLELNEAAKLAGMSYSYFSRTFKKIIGRSYVDFCNMNKIRRAEELLEARTLSVTEVAMSLGFGTTSYFNRIFRQYNGITPTQYLKNRR; translated from the coding sequence ATGCTGTACCAAGAAAAATTCCAAAATGAGGAAAATCCGGCAGAAATCAATGTAAGCTGCTGCGTCTATCAAAATGGAATACAGGAAGAATCGTTTGGCTTTCCAAATCATTGCCATTCTTTTTTCGAACTGGAGTATCTGTTAGAAGGAGATGGTGAGAGTTTCATAAATGGAGAACGTATACCTACAAAGGCACACTGTCTTTTAGTAAAGCCACCTTTGTGCATGCACGGTTATCGTGGCAACGGCAAAAGTTCTAATATGATTTTGCAGTTCGGCTATAATTTTCTAAATAAATGTGCTTCCACATTTCATCAGAGCTCTCTGTTAGCACCAACCGGAAAGCTCTACAAGCATTGCTTAATCAATGTAGATGCGTGTTCCATTCTAGAAACGCTTCTTGCGCAGTTGGTGGATCTTTCACCAACTTTTATAACACCGTTGTCCTCTGCGGAGCGACGTATTCATTATTGTCCGCTATATGAATGGAAGCTGGATTATCTAACCCTTGGAGTGCTAACTTTTCTTTTGGAAAACGGATATTTAACCATTACGCAGAATGCGTGTATTTTTTCAGATGTTGCACAGCTACAAACCGTTTTAAACCATTTGATTAAGTATCCGGAAGAGAGATTGGAACTCAATGAAGCTGCAAAATTGGCAGGTATGAGCTATTCGTATTTTAGCCGCACCTTTAAAAAAATCATCGGCCGCTCATATGTAGACTTCTGTAATATGAATAAAATTCGTCGTGCGGAAGAGCTTTTAGAAGCACGGACCTTGTCTGTTACAGAAGTTGCCATGAGTCTTGGATTTGGAACGACAAGCTATTTTAACCGTATTTTTCGCCAGTACAACGGAATTACGCCTACTCAATATTTGAAAAACAGACGATAG
- a CDS encoding IS5 family transposase: protein MSMSALCDELAQVRTKKKEFLEQIERIVPWGKWVAMIKPCYYKGEHGNKPYDLELMLRLYLLQNLYNLSDEATVAETIDSRAFSDFCGVESSNQVPDGDTLGRFRNILIQNGLQEQLFAQVANLLQQKGLLLKKGTIVDSTIIAAPSSTKNQEKQRDPDAHQVKKGNAWHFGYKAHVGVDKDSGLVHTVEVTAANVHDVAMTSKLLTGEESVVYGDSGYLGAEKREDAIIKNNAGKRIRYKFNRRPSQIKKGSNRSQAQLKRREHEKSSVRAKVEHVFAVVKGLLRYRKTRYRGLQKQTAKLNMMFALANLILADRPCLSV from the coding sequence ATGAGTATGTCAGCTCTGTGCGATGAACTGGCACAGGTGCGTACGAAGAAAAAAGAATTTCTCGAGCAGATTGAGCGCATCGTTCCATGGGGGAAATGGGTGGCCATGATCAAGCCATGCTACTACAAAGGAGAGCACGGAAACAAGCCCTATGATTTGGAACTGATGCTGCGGCTGTATCTGCTGCAAAACCTATATAATCTATCCGACGAAGCAACGGTGGCTGAAACGATCGACAGTCGTGCCTTTTCGGATTTCTGCGGCGTGGAATCAAGCAATCAGGTGCCGGACGGGGATACGCTGGGAAGATTTCGTAATATTCTCATACAAAACGGTTTGCAGGAGCAGTTGTTTGCGCAGGTGGCAAATTTGCTGCAACAAAAGGGACTGCTTCTGAAAAAGGGTACCATTGTGGATTCCACCATCATAGCCGCTCCGTCCTCCACGAAAAATCAGGAGAAGCAGCGAGACCCGGATGCACATCAGGTGAAGAAGGGCAATGCGTGGCACTTTGGCTACAAGGCACATGTTGGGGTGGATAAGGATAGCGGGCTTGTTCACACGGTTGAGGTAACGGCCGCCAATGTCCATGATGTCGCCATGACCTCCAAACTGCTGACCGGAGAGGAAAGCGTTGTATACGGAGACAGCGGATATTTGGGAGCGGAAAAGCGCGAGGATGCCATTATAAAGAACAATGCTGGCAAGCGTATCCGTTACAAGTTCAATCGTCGCCCATCGCAAATCAAAAAGGGTTCCAACAGGTCGCAAGCCCAACTCAAGCGCAGAGAGCACGAAAAGTCATCGGTTCGTGCCAAAGTAGAACATGTTTTTGCCGTTGTGAAAGGTCTGTTACGGTACCGAAAGACGCGATACCGAGGTCTGCAAAAGCAGACCGCCAAACTGAATATGATGTTTGCGTTGGCGAATCTGATTCTGGCTGACAGGCCCTGCCTGTCAGTCTGA
- a CDS encoding glycoside hydrolase family 25 protein — MNKTLKSLTAAVLTVGMLFAFTPCAYAATYAHPTSITGVTVSGHPLTEQELSKGSYLINLVKGHTVFFDVTSSKPVNFTSGNSSCAVTGTTWSYNRSSKTTRYTITGTGKVGQTCGLYLDKNRIFQAQIIDQPTSNPFVSDTNQPMTLKIGQSYTFKITLKNSHSNATFQCGTGSVFSTYAPPGTTDKDGNKVYLYKITAQKAGGSGIYVVVDGVSYSVFAANAIKTTNTAAALPVSSPYRFTPTVSSESSSLSYKKGIDVSEWQKNIDWETVKKSGVDFVMLRAGYGSNNLDAYFERNITECNRLGIPVGVYWFSYATNATEAAEEAQDCLNALQGHTVEYPVCYDLEYDTVRYAQKAAHVKIDKALATSMAKAFCSTIEENQYYAMNYANSDYIKNYFDMEQLGTYDLWYAHFCSSVQADGTVSDALNTAYAPMWQYTSSGSVGGISGSVDMDVTSLDYAEIIRSTGLNHLSDISADIDEADDSSTTLRSSASNRLRRGGQTTYSLPADNDRSTPAPGRMSQPNYQG, encoded by the coding sequence ATGAACAAAACGCTAAAAAGCCTGACGGCTGCTGTGCTGACAGTGGGAATGCTGTTTGCCTTCACGCCCTGCGCATATGCAGCCACCTACGCCCATCCCACTTCCATAACCGGTGTCACGGTTTCCGGTCATCCGCTGACCGAGCAGGAACTCAGCAAGGGTTCCTACCTGATCAACTTGGTAAAGGGTCATACTGTTTTCTTTGATGTTACCAGCAGCAAGCCCGTCAATTTTACCTCTGGAAACAGTTCCTGCGCCGTGACTGGCACCACCTGGTCCTACAACCGTTCCAGTAAAACGACGCGCTACACCATCACCGGAACGGGCAAAGTTGGACAAACCTGTGGTCTGTATCTGGACAAAAACCGAATCTTTCAGGCACAGATTATTGACCAGCCCACTTCCAATCCGTTTGTCAGCGATACCAACCAACCCATGACGCTGAAAATCGGCCAGTCCTACACCTTTAAAATCACGCTGAAAAATTCTCACTCCAACGCAACATTCCAATGCGGAACCGGCTCTGTTTTCTCCACGTATGCACCGCCCGGAACGACCGACAAAGACGGCAACAAGGTTTACCTTTACAAAATCACCGCCCAAAAAGCCGGCGGCAGCGGTATTTACGTTGTCGTTGACGGCGTTTCCTACTCGGTCTTCGCCGCAAACGCCATTAAGACCACCAACACTGCTGCTGCATTGCCCGTCAGCAGTCCCTACCGCTTTACGCCAACGGTTTCTTCAGAAAGCAGCAGCCTATCCTACAAAAAGGGGATTGATGTTTCGGAGTGGCAGAAGAATATTGACTGGGAGACCGTGAAAAAGTCCGGTGTGGATTTTGTCATGCTCCGCGCCGGCTACGGCAGCAACAATCTCGACGCTTATTTTGAACGCAATATTACTGAATGCAACCGGCTGGGCATTCCGGTCGGCGTGTATTGGTTCAGCTATGCTACCAATGCAACAGAAGCAGCGGAAGAAGCGCAGGACTGCTTAAACGCACTGCAAGGGCACACCGTGGAATATCCGGTTTGCTATGATTTAGAGTATGACACCGTGCGCTATGCGCAGAAAGCCGCTCATGTGAAAATTGACAAGGCTCTCGCCACCAGCATGGCAAAAGCATTCTGCAGCACCATTGAAGAAAATCAGTATTACGCCATGAACTATGCAAACTCCGACTACATAAAGAATTATTTTGACATGGAGCAGCTCGGTACTTACGATTTGTGGTACGCCCATTTTTGCTCCTCTGTCCAGGCAGACGGAACCGTCAGCGATGCACTCAATACAGCATACGCGCCAATGTGGCAGTACACAAGCTCTGGTTCTGTCGGCGGCATTAGCGGTAGTGTTGACATGGACGTCACATCTCTGGATTACGCGGAAATCATTCGCAGCACCGGTTTAAACCACCTGAGCGATATTTCTGCGGATATCGATGAAGCTGATGACAGCAGCACCACCTTGCGTTCGTCTGCAAGCAATCGCTTACGGCGTGGCGGGCAAACAACATACAGCCTGCCTGCAGATAACGACCGCAGCACCCCTGCTCCCGGCCGAATGAGTCAGCCAAATTATCAAGGGTAA
- a CDS encoding 5'-methylthioadenosine/adenosylhomocysteine nucleosidase: MIGIIGAMEVEVEQLLEHMQQTGSKTMSGICFHEGIMAGVECVVAQCGIGKVAAAVCTQTMIFLYQPQAVLFEGVAGGIGKDVHIGDLVVATSLVQHDMDTSALGDPVGYISALKEIFLPVPEKTVNLLADCAEAVYQGHVCKGVIATGDQFIADNAKMHQLAEDFGAVACEMEGGSMAQVCCMAGVNYAVLRSISDNGDDGAAVDFPTFAEESAHKNTALLLAALPKLAKQMENV; the protein is encoded by the coding sequence ATGATTGGGATTATTGGGGCAATGGAAGTCGAAGTGGAACAACTGCTGGAGCATATGCAGCAGACGGGGAGCAAAACGATGAGCGGCATTTGCTTTCATGAAGGCATCATGGCTGGGGTGGAGTGTGTTGTGGCGCAGTGCGGAATCGGCAAAGTGGCTGCTGCGGTTTGCACGCAGACGATGATTTTCCTGTACCAGCCACAGGCAGTGCTTTTTGAAGGGGTTGCCGGCGGAATCGGCAAAGATGTGCACATTGGCGACTTGGTGGTTGCCACCAGTTTGGTACAGCACGATATGGATACTTCGGCGCTGGGTGACCCAGTCGGGTATATCAGCGCACTCAAGGAGATTTTTCTGCCGGTTCCGGAAAAAACCGTGAACCTGCTGGCAGACTGTGCCGAAGCGGTTTATCAAGGCCATGTGTGTAAAGGAGTCATCGCAACCGGTGACCAATTTATTGCGGATAACGCAAAAATGCATCAGCTGGCAGAGGACTTTGGCGCCGTTGCGTGTGAGATGGAGGGCGGCTCCATGGCGCAGGTTTGCTGTATGGCAGGTGTGAACTATGCGGTGCTCCGCTCGATTTCAGACAATGGCGATGACGGCGCAGCGGTGGACTTTCCCACTTTTGCCGAGGAATCTGCCCACAAAAACACAGCACTGCTTTTGGCAGCCTTACCGAAACTTGCAAAGCAAATGGAGAATGTGTAA
- a CDS encoding helix-turn-helix domain-containing protein — translation MNGEENKRIGQHLGELRRQRGLTQEQLCAKLQVAGCDLTRSALAKIEVGQRSIYPDELKALKVVLQVSYEKILEGNTKSV, via the coding sequence ATGAACGGTGAAGAGAACAAACGAATTGGACAGCATTTGGGGGAACTGCGACGACAGCGAGGATTGACACAAGAACAGCTTTGTGCGAAATTGCAGGTGGCTGGGTGTGACCTGACGCGAAGTGCACTTGCAAAAATTGAAGTGGGACAGCGTTCTATCTATCCAGACGAATTGAAGGCATTGAAGGTTGTCCTGCAAGTTTCTTATGAAAAAATCCTTGAGGGAAATACAAAGAGCGTATAG
- a CDS encoding transposase has protein sequence MKQNQKLLEHNRFERKYQQLMFPMNMEITILQDDPVRLASAQLEELDYRKLYCAYSSQGRKSAAEPRILFEVLVYGYMCGIYSTHKLEEACRKRVDFMWLLQGEPVAELQYLCTVSHRAHQRDSGRLVLPVYLQDGINR, from the coding sequence GTGAAACAAAATCAAAAGCTCTTAGAGCATAACAGATTTGAGAGGAAATATCAACAGCTGATGTTTCCGATGAATATGGAAATCACAATACTTCAGGATGATCCGGTACGGCTTGCCAGCGCCCAGCTTGAGGAACTGGATTACAGGAAGCTGTATTGCGCCTATTCTTCACAAGGAAGAAAATCGGCAGCCGAACCCCGGATTCTCTTTGAAGTACTGGTATATGGGTATATGTGCGGCATCTACTCGACTCACAAATTGGAGGAAGCCTGCCGGAAACGCGTGGATTTCATGTGGCTGCTGCAGGGGGAGCCGGTGGCGGAACTACAGTACCTTTGCACGGTTTCGCACCGGGCGCACCAAAGAGACAGTGGAAGGCTTGTTTTACCAGTTTATCTGCAAGATGGAATAAATAGGTGA
- a CDS encoding IS3 family transposase — protein MVIRGLRQSYSLDILLEVAQLARSTYYYHEKRLTKADKYSNAKETITAIYHENKGRYGYRRITAELHKRGFPLNHKTVQRLMKQLGLVCRVRMKKYRSYKGEVGRIAPNLLERNFEAEKPNQKWVTDVTEFSLFGQKLYLSPILDLCSRDIVSYTISDRPVLSMVTQMLDKAFVRIPDKTNLILHSDQGWQYQHKQYQRMLKEKGIRQSMSRKGNCLDNAVIENFFGLLKTELLYLQEFESMEHFKAELIDYLDYYNNRRSKAKLKGLPPAIHRLQALSVA, from the coding sequence CTGGTAATTCGAGGACTGAGGCAAAGTTATTCACTGGACATTCTGCTGGAAGTCGCCCAGCTTGCGCGTTCGACCTATTACTACCATGAAAAACGGTTGACAAAAGCAGACAAATACAGCAACGCTAAAGAGACTATTACCGCAATCTACCATGAAAACAAAGGCCGCTACGGTTACCGGCGTATCACAGCAGAACTGCACAAACGCGGCTTTCCGCTGAACCACAAGACCGTGCAGCGATTGATGAAGCAACTAGGTCTTGTCTGCCGAGTCCGTATGAAAAAGTACCGCTCTTACAAGGGCGAAGTGGGTAGAATCGCACCAAACTTGTTGGAACGGAACTTCGAGGCTGAAAAACCGAACCAGAAATGGGTGACCGATGTGACGGAATTCAGTCTGTTCGGTCAGAAGCTTTATCTTTCGCCAATTCTTGATTTGTGCAGCAGAGATATTGTCAGCTATACCATCTCCGACAGACCTGTGCTCTCCATGGTGACCCAGATGTTGGACAAGGCTTTCGTAAGAATTCCGGACAAAACCAATCTCATTCTGCATTCTGACCAGGGCTGGCAATATCAGCACAAACAATACCAACGAATGCTCAAAGAAAAAGGGATTCGACAGAGCATGAGCCGCAAAGGCAATTGTTTGGATAACGCTGTGATAGAAAATTTCTTTGGCTTACTAAAAACAGAATTGCTGTATTTACAGGAATTCGAGTCCATGGAGCACTTCAAGGCCGAACTTATTGACTATCTCGATTACTACAACAACCGCCGTTCTAAGGCAAAGCTAAAGGGCTTGCCGCCTGCGATTCACAGACTACAAGCCCTTTCGGTTGCTTAA
- the spoIIID gene encoding sporulation transcriptional regulator SpoIIID — protein sequence MKGIVEERAVELGVYIVEQKATVRAAAKKFGVSKSTVHKDVTQRLKQIDRQLYRQVQHVLAVNKAQRHIRGGQATKEKYERLHLLKK from the coding sequence ATGAAAGGCATCGTGGAAGAGCGAGCCGTTGAGCTCGGTGTTTACATTGTGGAGCAAAAAGCGACCGTCCGCGCGGCCGCCAAAAAATTTGGTGTCTCTAAAAGTACCGTACATAAGGACGTTACACAGCGCCTCAAGCAGATTGACCGCCAGCTGTACCGGCAGGTACAGCACGTGTTGGCGGTCAACAAAGCCCAGCGGCACATCCGCGGCGGACAGGCGACCAAGGAAAAATACGAAAGGCTGCATTTGCTGAAAAAGTGA
- a CDS encoding transposase, producing the protein MNSEYIAGVAAFPNRTDSGTLRPFLRRLEQQHGKQYRDIVADAGYESLDNYLYLEDIWQTSFIKPINYETRKTKKFKQQIGRRENMSYDEQQDCYFCAAGRKLVFCRESTQRNRQGHFLTSAYYRCESCTGCPCREACCKAKNGAAKKLSVKLDLLRLSDRSKQNITGERGIMLRVNRSIQVEGAFGVLKSNRKFKRFLTRGRTNISTELYLLCLGYNLNKLWAKCNAGRLKTHLFCLQKE; encoded by the coding sequence GTGAACAGCGAATACATTGCCGGCGTCGCCGCTTTCCCGAACCGAACGGACAGTGGGACTTTGCGTCCCTTCCTACGCCGGCTGGAACAACAACACGGGAAACAATACCGGGATATTGTGGCGGATGCGGGCTACGAGAGTTTGGATAACTACCTGTATTTGGAGGATATTTGGCAAACCAGCTTCATTAAGCCCATCAATTACGAGACCCGGAAGACCAAAAAGTTCAAGCAGCAAATTGGCCGCCGGGAAAATATGAGCTATGACGAACAGCAGGACTGTTATTTCTGCGCAGCCGGGAGGAAGCTTGTTTTCTGCCGTGAAAGCACGCAGCGGAACCGGCAGGGACATTTCCTGACGTCAGCATATTACCGGTGTGAGAGTTGTACGGGCTGCCCATGCCGTGAAGCTTGCTGCAAGGCAAAGAATGGCGCTGCAAAGAAATTATCGGTTAAATTGGATTTGCTGCGGCTCAGCGACCGTTCAAAGCAAAATATTACAGGTGAAAGAGGAATTATGCTCCGGGTCAACCGCTCCATTCAGGTGGAAGGCGCTTTTGGGGTATTGAAAAGCAACCGCAAATTCAAACGCTTCCTCACCCGGGGCCGGACAAACATTTCCACCGAACTTTACCTCTTGTGTCTGGGGTACAACCTGAACAAGCTGTGGGCAAAATGCAACGCGGGACGCCTGAAAACGCATTTGTTTTGTCTTCAAAAAGAGTAG
- a CDS encoding cyclase family protein, translating into MELIDITKELFSTPAYPGDPTASLHFVQRIENGDACNLSVLNAGNHNGTHMDAPLHFVENGADISQMDLSRCCGPCVVVQAQGVLDMQQMEQLLQDTEMPERLLLAGEVWLSREAAVAAAMAGVRLIGTQQASIAPADDPAGAHCALLSAEVAVLENLALDRVQPGAYFLTAFPLKNRGAEAAMVRAVLINGSW; encoded by the coding sequence ATGGAACTGATTGATATTACTAAGGAACTGTTCAGTACGCCGGCGTACCCCGGCGACCCGACAGCCAGCCTGCACTTTGTGCAGCGAATCGAGAACGGCGATGCCTGCAACCTGAGCGTCCTAAATGCGGGCAATCACAACGGCACGCATATGGACGCGCCGCTGCATTTTGTGGAAAATGGCGCCGACATCAGCCAGATGGATCTCAGCCGCTGCTGCGGTCCCTGTGTGGTGGTGCAGGCGCAGGGGGTGTTGGATATGCAGCAGATGGAGCAGCTGCTGCAAGATACGGAAATGCCGGAGCGCCTTTTGCTGGCCGGTGAGGTCTGGCTTTCACGCGAGGCAGCAGTGGCGGCAGCCATGGCGGGAGTCCGGCTGATTGGCACACAGCAGGCGAGCATTGCGCCGGCGGATGACCCGGCAGGTGCGCATTGTGCATTACTTTCTGCAGAAGTGGCAGTTTTAGAAAATTTGGCGCTGGACCGGGTGCAGCCGGGCGCTTATTTTCTGACTGCGTTTCCCCTGAAGAATCGAGGGGCAGAGGCTGCCATGGTTCGCGCGGTTCTTATTAACGGCAGTTGGTAA
- a CDS encoding helix-turn-helix domain-containing protein yields the protein MRYVRLEHDLPQQQLADYLHLDRSAVAYIETGRTPPSLQTLVQAKANLPPCFLGQVPFQNTSVNTSSFS from the coding sequence TTGCGCTATGTGCGCTTAGAACATGACCTGCCACAACAGCAACTTGCGGATTATCTTCATCTTGACCGCTCTGCGGTTGCCTATATAGAAACCGGGCGCACGCCGCCCAGCCTGCAAACGCTCGTCCAAGCTAAAGCGAATCTGCCACCTTGCTTCCTGGGACAAGTTCCTTTCCAAAACACAAGTGTAAACACCTCATCTTTCTCATAA
- a CDS encoding M23 family metallopeptidase: protein MNNEDYRQDEEQKEENPTEYTPQRKPAEQKPSPGKKGFYIALAVCLVAVAVAGWTTYDSVHQYKKASVAIPTVVSEAETVVSEEPAAASTETASSPAGKDESKPQSKATQAATKSQKKAVEAAAVVTKLEMPVKDAAVQQAFSETPLYSKTMKDWRAHTGVDLRADKGTAVIAAADGTVQSISTVDGMGCTVQMTHTGGLTTWYCGIGNVAVKKGDVLKAGQKLGVVDTVPSEAAGASHLHFAVQKNGTFVDPAPFLQQRAK, encoded by the coding sequence TTGAACAATGAGGATTATCGGCAGGATGAGGAACAGAAAGAGGAAAACCCGACTGAGTATACGCCCCAAAGAAAACCCGCCGAACAGAAACCAAGCCCCGGAAAAAAAGGGTTTTACATTGCCCTGGCGGTTTGTCTGGTCGCGGTGGCTGTAGCGGGTTGGACAACCTATGACAGCGTGCACCAGTATAAAAAAGCATCCGTAGCCATACCGACGGTTGTTTCAGAAGCGGAAACCGTGGTTTCCGAGGAACCGGCTGCGGCCAGCACTGAAACCGCGTCTTCCCCGGCGGGAAAGGACGAATCCAAACCGCAGAGTAAGGCGACGCAAGCCGCGACCAAAAGCCAGAAAAAGGCGGTAGAAGCCGCGGCGGTGGTCACGAAATTGGAAATGCCCGTCAAGGATGCGGCGGTGCAGCAGGCATTCAGTGAAACACCGCTGTACTCCAAGACGATGAAGGATTGGCGTGCCCACACGGGTGTGGACCTGCGTGCGGACAAAGGCACTGCTGTCATAGCTGCTGCGGATGGCACGGTGCAGTCCATTTCGACAGTGGACGGTATGGGCTGCACCGTACAGATGACGCATACCGGCGGCTTAACCACTTGGTACTGCGGCATTGGGAATGTAGCGGTCAAAAAGGGCGATGTGCTTAAAGCCGGGCAGAAGCTTGGTGTTGTGGACACGGTGCCGAGCGAAGCGGCAGGCGCGTCACATCTGCATTTTGCTGTCCAGAAAAACGGAACCTTTGTCGACCCGGCGCCGTTTTTGCAGCAAAGAGCCAAGTGA
- the lexA gene encoding transcriptional repressor LexA, which produces MLTASQQKVYDYLKSRSRTGLPPTVREICAATGLKSTSSVHAHLKTLERKGYITRDAGLNRAIHITGDDDAIPLQVPLLGRVAAGQPILATEEIEGYIPYLPPRRTSDATYFALNVRGESMRDIGILNRDIVIVKQTPTAEDGEIVVAMIDGEATVKRIFREPDRIRLQPENPEFSPIYAKEVTILGRVVALVRNY; this is translated from the coding sequence ATGTTAACAGCCAGTCAGCAAAAGGTATATGACTACCTGAAAAGCCGCTCGCGGACCGGTTTGCCACCCACTGTGCGGGAAATCTGCGCTGCAACCGGGCTAAAGTCAACCTCCAGTGTGCACGCACACCTAAAAACACTGGAGCGCAAAGGGTACATTACGCGGGATGCCGGTCTGAACCGCGCCATTCACATCACCGGGGATGACGACGCCATCCCCCTGCAGGTTCCACTCCTTGGGCGTGTTGCCGCAGGGCAGCCAATCCTTGCCACCGAGGAAATTGAGGGTTACATCCCCTACCTTCCGCCGCGCCGCACTTCGGATGCCACATACTTTGCTCTGAACGTCCGTGGAGAGAGTATGCGCGATATCGGCATTCTGAATCGTGATATTGTCATCGTGAAGCAGACGCCGACCGCCGAAGACGGCGAAATCGTCGTTGCCATGATTGACGGTGAAGCTACGGTTAAGCGGATTTTCCGCGAACCGGATCGCATCCGCTTGCAGCCGGAAAATCCGGAATTTTCCCCGATTTACGCAAAAGAAGTGACCATTTTAGGGCGCGTTGTGGCGCTTGTACGAAATTACTGA
- a CDS encoding glycoside hydrolase family 43 protein has product MKRNPIIYSDFPDPDIIRVENTYYMASTTMHFMPGCDILRSYNLTDWELIAHAFEKLEDTPGHLLQGENNVYGQGMWAPSLRYHKGTYYITFTANDTHETYLLSSKDPEGPWEKRTIAGFYYDNGLFFDEDDRVYIVHGQKVLHLTEMDEGLHGPKANGLDRVIAEDEENASLGFEGSHLYKREGKYYLFTCHAEHGKKKSQVCFVSDSLTGTFRGKCIIDDDMGFHNLGVAQGGMIDTPQGNWYAFMFQDRGAVGRAPMLMPLHFENDFPVIGEDGQVPSAVDGVNTRSEYSYAPLNGDDDFRYVPDATGQVRLKLFWQFNHTPHADLWSVTERPGAFRLHSGKICKNLVQAYNTLTQRTVGPVCSASVTVDGTNMKEGDFAGLCAFQGCYSALALTRTDSGFKLILQGKPAKDESIFGDYDYTQPAIEFASVSVAQPSVRLKACFDFTDKIDEVRFFYWSNEHWAPLGTPQKLYFKVDHFTGCRAGLFLFSTEETGGTADFIDFRFEKSLEL; this is encoded by the coding sequence TTGAAAAGAAATCCGATTATATACTCAGACTTTCCAGATCCGGATATTATCCGTGTGGAAAACACGTATTATATGGCCAGCACAACGATGCATTTTATGCCGGGATGTGATATTTTACGCTCGTATAATCTGACCGACTGGGAACTTATTGCCCATGCTTTCGAAAAATTGGAAGATACCCCCGGGCATTTACTGCAGGGAGAGAACAATGTTTATGGTCAGGGAATGTGGGCGCCTTCTTTACGCTATCATAAGGGAACTTATTACATTACATTTACGGCCAATGATACCCATGAAACCTATCTGCTGTCTTCAAAAGACCCGGAGGGGCCTTGGGAAAAACGGACGATTGCGGGCTTCTATTATGATAATGGCCTCTTCTTTGACGAAGATGACCGCGTATACATTGTTCATGGGCAGAAGGTGCTTCATTTAACAGAGATGGATGAAGGCTTGCACGGCCCAAAGGCAAACGGTCTGGACCGCGTGATTGCCGAAGATGAAGAGAATGCCAGCTTAGGCTTTGAGGGATCTCACCTTTACAAACGCGAAGGAAAGTATTACCTCTTCACCTGCCATGCAGAACATGGAAAAAAGAAGTCCCAGGTTTGTTTTGTATCAGACAGTTTAACGGGAACTTTTCGTGGCAAATGTATCATCGATGATGATATGGGCTTTCACAATTTGGGTGTTGCGCAAGGTGGTATGATTGATACGCCGCAGGGGAACTGGTACGCATTTATGTTTCAGGATCGGGGCGCAGTTGGCAGAGCACCCATGCTGATGCCCCTTCACTTCGAAAATGATTTTCCGGTTATTGGAGAGGACGGCCAGGTTCCAAGTGCAGTTGACGGAGTCAATACACGGTCAGAGTATTCGTATGCACCGCTGAACGGCGATGATGACTTTCGTTACGTTCCTGATGCAACGGGTCAAGTCCGCCTGAAGTTATTTTGGCAATTCAATCATACGCCGCATGCGGATTTGTGGTCTGTGACAGAGCGTCCCGGCGCGTTCCGTCTGCATTCCGGGAAAATTTGCAAAAACCTTGTACAGGCATATAACACGTTGACACAACGTACAGTTGGCCCTGTTTGTTCTGCCTCAGTGACGGTAGACGGTACAAATATGAAGGAAGGGGACTTCGCGGGCCTGTGTGCTTTTCAGGGATGCTACAGCGCATTGGCGCTTACGCGCACGGATAGCGGCTTTAAATTGATTTTGCAGGGAAAGCCGGCTAAAGACGAATCTATCTTCGGGGATTATGATTACACCCAGCCAGCCATAGAGTTTGCAAGTGTTTCTGTTGCGCAGCCGTCGGTTCGGCTGAAAGCTTGCTTTGACTTTACGGATAAGATAGATGAGGTAAGGTTCTTTTACTGGAGCAATGAGCACTGGGCACCATTGGGAACACCTCAAAAATTATATTTTAAAGTGGATCATTTTACCGGATGCCGCGCAGGACTGTTCCTTTTTTCCACAGAAGAAACTGGAGGCACCGCAGATTTTATTGATTTTCGCTTTGAAAAATCTTTGGAATTATAG